The proteins below are encoded in one region of Winogradskyella helgolandensis:
- a CDS encoding glycosyltransferase family 2 protein: MKTALVLTVKNEKRLLRDNMLYHHAIGAHRIYVYFDGTTDAGKASIADLDFVTIQDSVSGDLYAHLSYLEKFTKNAVEHHTARQCLNTYDAIQHCKQDGIDWLISLDADELVCLDFKQQLSFADFFATIPKEVNAVNFKVYEVLQRKLQYNNVFKEETLFKTTSSFKNRFIAEQKNILNPFTNKNQSFSYWYGQHLGKAALRVSNDIIPKNVHRYKTINGESLNSISCFGLLHYHAYDANDFIKKFKNFKKHANTYLSGNSVDALKLLLRDIVNQPGVSTKALEDYYKNYILFSPADVKRLLKNRWGLVFQHKPKLLQEITSVRDVFHSLNSINKN; encoded by the coding sequence ATGAAAACAGCTTTGGTTCTCACTGTTAAAAATGAAAAGCGATTATTGCGTGATAATATGTTATATCACCACGCTATAGGTGCGCATCGTATATATGTTTATTTTGATGGCACAACAGATGCTGGTAAAGCTAGTATTGCAGACCTAGACTTTGTTACCATTCAAGATTCGGTGTCAGGTGATTTGTATGCTCATTTATCTTATTTAGAAAAATTTACAAAAAATGCAGTTGAGCATCATACAGCCAGACAGTGTTTAAATACATATGATGCTATACAACATTGTAAACAAGATGGTATAGACTGGTTAATTTCATTAGATGCCGATGAGTTGGTTTGTTTAGACTTTAAACAGCAGTTATCTTTTGCCGATTTTTTTGCTACTATTCCTAAAGAAGTTAATGCCGTTAACTTTAAGGTTTATGAAGTATTACAGCGAAAGTTACAGTATAATAATGTGTTTAAGGAAGAAACCCTATTTAAAACCACTTCTTCTTTTAAGAATAGGTTTATAGCAGAGCAAAAGAACATTCTTAATCCTTTTACAAATAAGAATCAATCATTTAGTTATTGGTATGGGCAACATTTAGGTAAAGCAGCATTACGTGTTTCGAATGATATTATTCCTAAAAATGTGCATCGTTATAAAACAATTAATGGAGAGTCTCTTAATAGTATAAGTTGCTTCGGTTTATTACATTACCACGCCTATGATGCCAATGATTTTATAAAAAAATTTAAGAATTTTAAAAAACATGCAAACACATACTTGTCAGGTAATTCAGTTGATGCTTTAAAATTACTACTACGAGATATTGTTAATCAACCAGGTGTTAGCACTAAAGCGTTAGAAGACTATTATAAGAACTATATTTTATTTTCGCCAGCAGACGTTAAACGTTTATTGAAGAATAGATGGGGATTGGTTTTTCAGCATAAGCCTAAATTATTGCAAGAGATTACAAGTGTTCGGGATGTGTTTCATAGCTTAAATTCGATTAATAAAAATTAA
- a CDS encoding glycosyltransferase family 4 protein yields the protein MKPPLKIAIYTGLIPNTTFIETLISGVAKEYDVLLFGTVKKKTRYASKRITIIDTPTSLYKNIPLTLWRALKLGIKHPKRLSLAIKEAKTYSTLYTQWLRFSRFVPVLLYAPDIFHLQWTSRIDRWMFLKSAYPCQIVVSLLGSQAAILPYINPEVFNRYQRCLPKVDAIHSISGHLGSQATNFNVRSEGVYVISTPIPTAAFTYYKPFEKRDFKPFQLVSVGRYHWVKGYRYGIQAVQQLIQSGVDVHYTIIAAGNIPEDLLFQVNQLGLQDYITFKPGLSQTALFEHLQTYDALLLPSLSEGIANVVLEAMAIGLPVISTNCGGMAEVVITEKTGWLVPVRDAKALANAVVDCMQVEEQHKRNMVQQAYDLVNANYHETHSISKMLRLYEGLGNRKW from the coding sequence TTGAAACCACCACTTAAAATTGCCATATACACAGGTCTTATTCCGAATACGACCTTTATTGAAACGCTCATTTCGGGAGTGGCTAAAGAGTATGACGTCTTACTTTTTGGTACCGTTAAAAAGAAGACGCGTTATGCTTCTAAGCGAATTACAATTATAGATACGCCAACATCGTTATACAAAAACATACCATTAACACTTTGGCGCGCTCTAAAATTAGGAATAAAGCACCCAAAGCGGTTATCATTAGCTATAAAAGAAGCGAAAACTTATTCTACCTTATATACCCAATGGCTTCGATTCTCACGTTTTGTGCCCGTGTTATTATATGCGCCAGATATCTTTCATTTGCAATGGACGAGCCGCATAGATCGTTGGATGTTTTTAAAATCGGCATATCCGTGTCAAATTGTTGTGAGTTTATTAGGGTCACAAGCAGCTATTTTACCTTATATTAATCCGGAAGTGTTTAATAGGTATCAACGTTGCCTTCCTAAAGTAGATGCTATACATTCCATATCTGGACATTTAGGGAGTCAGGCTACAAATTTTAATGTCCGTTCAGAGGGTGTTTATGTGATTTCGACTCCTATTCCAACGGCTGCTTTTACCTATTATAAACCTTTTGAAAAACGTGATTTTAAACCATTTCAGCTGGTATCTGTAGGACGGTATCATTGGGTTAAAGGGTATCGTTATGGTATACAAGCGGTACAGCAACTTATTCAGTCTGGTGTAGATGTTCATTACACCATTATTGCTGCAGGGAACATTCCAGAAGATCTCTTATTTCAAGTCAACCAGTTGGGATTACAAGATTATATAACCTTCAAGCCAGGTTTGTCTCAAACGGCATTATTTGAGCACTTGCAAACGTATGATGCTTTACTGTTGCCAAGTTTAAGTGAAGGTATTGCAAATGTGGTATTGGAAGCTATGGCTATAGGGCTGCCTGTAATTTCTACAAATTGTGGAGGTATGGCAGAAGTGGTCATTACTGAAAAAACGGGATGGTTGGTACCCGTTAGAGATGCAAAAGCCCTTGCTAATGCTGTTGTTGATTGTATGCAAGTTGAAGAACAGCATAAGCGCAACATGGTACAGCAGGCTTATGATTTGGTGAATGCTAATTATCATGAAACCCATAGTATTTCAAAAATGTTGCGGCTTTATGAGGGATTAGGTAATAGGAAGTGGTAA
- a CDS encoding glycosyltransferase family 4 protein, whose product MGNRLKIAVFSGTIPSTTFIEHLIQGVSQTHEVLLFGVQTRAVAYDSEHIKVYATPKSHLKNAVVSSYRLLQLVLKSPKDAVKLYHHTSQFKKHYDRWIWFTKLLPIILHKPDVLHIQWAKDVAFYAVLQDTFGINIVVSLRGAHINYTPIVDLQIATIYKQEFPKIKAFHAVSKAIGDEARLYGAKATAIYTIHSPIPTFFFDHYRACETVQDKTIRLVSVGRFHWIKGYETALDTIAALKNKGYHIQYTIIGPDEFSEALLFQCHQLNLVDDVALVGAMAQTELIPFLQQFHGMLLPSLKEGIANVVLEAMALGLPVVSTDCGGMVEVVIPNETGWLVPVRDAEAMANAVIALSVTSEFELHAITKRAHEFVKEEFNAANSIGQFVSMYEEVVGN is encoded by the coding sequence ATGGGTAACCGACTTAAAATAGCTGTTTTTTCAGGAACCATTCCGAGTACTACTTTTATTGAGCATTTAATACAAGGAGTGTCTCAAACACATGAGGTGTTATTGTTTGGTGTGCAAACTAGGGCTGTAGCTTATGATTCTGAACACATTAAGGTTTATGCCACTCCAAAATCCCATTTAAAGAATGCTGTTGTAAGTAGTTATAGATTACTGCAGTTGGTTCTTAAATCCCCAAAAGATGCGGTGAAATTATACCACCATACGTCTCAATTTAAAAAACACTATGATCGCTGGATTTGGTTTACAAAACTCTTACCTATAATATTGCATAAACCTGATGTATTACATATACAATGGGCTAAGGATGTCGCGTTTTATGCGGTATTACAAGATACGTTTGGTATTAATATTGTGGTGAGTTTGCGTGGTGCTCATATTAATTATACACCTATAGTCGATTTGCAAATTGCAACTATTTATAAACAGGAATTCCCGAAAATAAAAGCCTTTCATGCTGTTTCTAAGGCTATTGGAGACGAAGCAAGGCTTTATGGAGCTAAAGCTACTGCGATCTATACCATTCATTCTCCGATTCCGACTTTCTTTTTTGATCATTATAGGGCTTGTGAAACCGTGCAGGATAAAACCATACGCTTGGTTTCTGTTGGGCGTTTTCATTGGATAAAGGGTTACGAAACAGCATTAGATACTATAGCTGCTTTAAAGAATAAGGGTTATCATATTCAGTATACCATTATAGGGCCAGACGAGTTCAGTGAAGCCTTATTATTTCAATGCCACCAACTCAATTTAGTCGATGACGTTGCTTTGGTTGGGGCTATGGCTCAAACGGAATTAATTCCATTTTTACAGCAATTTCACGGCATGTTATTGCCTAGTTTAAAAGAGGGCATTGCTAACGTGGTGTTAGAGGCTATGGCTCTTGGCTTACCTGTGGTGTCTACAGATTGTGGTGGTATGGTAGAAGTAGTGATCCCTAATGAGACCGGCTGGTTGGTGCCCGTTAGAGATGCTGAAGCTATGGCTAATGCTGTAATCGCTTTGAGTGTAACTTCAGAATTTGAATTGCATGCGATAACGAAACGGGCTCATGAGTTTGTAAAAGAGGAGTTTAATGCAGCGAATAGTATTGGGCAATTTGTGTCGATGTATGAAGAAGTGGTTGGAAACTAA
- a CDS encoding asparagine synthase-related protein, protein MKTVTTEIIPVRPTYAKVQAPHELHLEAICVFAAIGFFLDTDTYWKDEVVLRPGCQHTISDDGYLLESTPWFEWYYTPDKTRDFDATLQDFITLFESIIEEQTVGKKVILPLSGGLDSRTQAVALQHLKASVNSYSYDFQGGYKETKIAKAIAEVCEFDFTAYTIPNGYLWDVIEDLATLNRCESDFTAPRQMAIVDKFETMGEVFSLGHWGDVLFDDMGVRDDLSLHDQVSVLQKKLIKKGGRDLAIQLWKHWNLEGDFDRYFEGRISALLSAIDIPNSANARIRAFKSLYWAPRWTSVNLAVFASKHPVTLPYYDQRMCEFICTIPEAFLAKRQLQIGYIKKRAPKLAKITWQEQKPFNLYTYPKNKIPYNLPYRITNKMERVFQELLGKAYIERNWELQFLGEKNEKRLYKYLSYKKFTGFISKDMVDDVYNGLQSKMPLIYAHQMNVLLVLAQFKRFNDE, encoded by the coding sequence ATGAAGACTGTCACCACCGAAATTATACCTGTTAGGCCTACTTATGCTAAAGTACAAGCGCCACACGAGCTACATTTAGAGGCTATTTGTGTTTTTGCAGCGATTGGCTTTTTTTTAGATACAGATACCTATTGGAAAGATGAGGTTGTGTTGAGACCAGGATGTCAACATACCATTTCAGATGATGGTTATCTCTTGGAGAGTACTCCCTGGTTTGAATGGTATTATACACCCGATAAAACTCGTGATTTCGACGCGACTTTACAAGACTTTATAACACTGTTCGAATCTATTATAGAAGAACAAACGGTTGGTAAAAAAGTGATTTTACCTTTATCTGGTGGTTTAGATAGCCGAACACAGGCTGTAGCGTTACAGCATTTAAAAGCGTCTGTAAACAGTTATAGTTATGATTTTCAGGGAGGGTATAAAGAAACTAAAATAGCAAAAGCGATTGCAGAAGTTTGTGAATTTGATTTTACGGCCTACACAATTCCGAACGGCTATTTATGGGATGTGATAGAGGATTTAGCGACATTGAATCGTTGTGAATCTGATTTTACAGCACCGCGGCAAATGGCCATAGTTGACAAATTTGAGACTATGGGTGAAGTGTTTTCATTAGGCCATTGGGGAGATGTGTTGTTTGATGACATGGGAGTTAGAGATGATTTATCATTACACGACCAAGTTAGCGTCCTTCAAAAAAAATTGATTAAAAAGGGAGGACGCGATTTAGCCATACAACTTTGGAAGCATTGGAACTTAGAAGGAGATTTTGATCGTTATTTTGAAGGTCGTATTTCTGCTTTACTATCGGCTATAGATATTCCTAACAGTGCTAATGCACGTATCCGTGCCTTTAAAAGTTTATATTGGGCACCTCGCTGGACCTCCGTAAATTTAGCCGTGTTTGCGAGTAAGCATCCCGTAACTTTACCATATTATGATCAGCGTATGTGTGAGTTTATTTGCACGATTCCAGAAGCGTTTTTAGCCAAGCGACAGTTGCAAATTGGGTATATAAAAAAGCGTGCTCCAAAATTAGCTAAAATTACTTGGCAGGAGCAAAAGCCATTTAATCTCTATACATATCCTAAAAATAAGATACCTTATAATTTGCCTTATCGTATAACCAATAAAATGGAAAGAGTCTTTCAGGAACTATTAGGAAAGGCCTATATTGAACGCAATTGGGAATTACAGTTTTTGGGCGAAAAAAATGAAAAACGATTGTATAAATACTTATCATATAAAAAGTTTACGGGTTTTATATCGAAAGATATGGTGGATGATGTCTATAATGGTCTGCAATCTAAAATGCCTCTAATTTATGCGCATCAAATGAATGTGTTATTGGTATTGGCTCAATTTAAGCGATTTAATGATGAATAG
- a CDS encoding glycosyltransferase family 4 protein has protein sequence MNRPLRILFTIPNFKTAGSQYVLLALIARLNKHKFSVTVGVENHWNDAKKVIPVSDLVQLPKPFKVSKISFLKQYVQVLKNNQIDLVHSWDYKSNYLEPLACRLVGVKYLYTKKNNSWSRSWRLKSLFSHFIAYDQPEMKTRFFSNKYFGNKIKLIPHGVDLLKFFPLDKISHSTFNMCYVGTINENKNQLFVLKAMLNLPENIHLNVFGKADGNYKKELDLFIENNNLKDRVHFYGYISQSQLPEIFRSQDVLILSSLEEGFPVCLLEAMACGIPVLSSDSGGGTKFMLKGIEKDCLFSIYETNDFKNKILNVMLQQDLYLSLQKNGLDLVRKKFSIEQEVRSYVKLYNNL, from the coding sequence ATGAATAGACCACTACGTATTTTATTTACTATTCCAAATTTTAAGACAGCAGGTAGTCAATATGTGTTATTAGCATTAATCGCAAGATTAAATAAGCATAAATTTAGTGTTACAGTAGGAGTTGAGAATCATTGGAATGATGCAAAAAAAGTAATTCCTGTGAGTGATTTGGTACAACTACCAAAGCCTTTTAAAGTTTCTAAAATAAGTTTTCTTAAACAATATGTTCAGGTTCTTAAAAATAATCAAATAGATTTAGTACATTCTTGGGATTACAAATCAAATTATTTAGAGCCCTTAGCTTGTAGATTAGTAGGTGTAAAATATTTATACACAAAAAAAAATAATTCATGGTCTCGTTCTTGGCGGCTAAAAAGTTTATTCTCACATTTTATAGCGTATGATCAACCAGAAATGAAAACACGATTTTTTTCAAATAAATATTTTGGGAATAAAATTAAACTGATTCCCCATGGTGTAGATTTGCTAAAGTTTTTTCCATTAGATAAAATTTCACATTCAACATTTAATATGTGTTATGTGGGTACTATAAATGAAAATAAAAATCAGTTGTTTGTATTAAAGGCCATGTTGAATCTTCCTGAAAATATTCATCTAAACGTGTTTGGTAAGGCTGATGGAAATTATAAAAAAGAGTTAGATTTATTTATTGAGAATAACAATTTAAAAGATCGAGTGCATTTTTATGGTTATATTTCTCAAAGTCAATTGCCTGAAATTTTTAGAAGTCAAGATGTATTAATATTGTCTTCATTGGAAGAAGGTTTTCCAGTTTGTTTGTTAGAAGCTATGGCTTGTGGAATACCAGTATTGAGCTCAGATTCTGGTGGAGGTACAAAGTTTATGTTAAAAGGTATCGAGAAGGATTGTTTGTTCTCAATTTATGAAACCAATGATTTTAAAAATAAGATTTTGAACGTAATGCTCCAACAAGATTTATATCTATCATTGCAAAAAAATGGTTTGGATTTAGTGCGCAAAAAATTCTCTATAGAGCAAGAGGTTCGTAGTTATGTAAAATTATATAATAATCTTTAA
- a CDS encoding sulfotransferase domain-containing protein has protein sequence MFLDYQGYNKHVLIVGSARSGTSWLSEIIAQQSRYRMLFEPEHEFRTPKGHLICDQWITANHNTDKQNTYLKAIFSNRVDCDWIGQISNRKYKRHLWPFLPKMYIIKMVRGNLLASYVNNKYNIPTLHIIRNPYEVIHSQKRVNFPWLFDLSHFVNQPRLVALIKEHFDFDITNYQQLNDTQRLALRWCIENVIPLEVLKFSKGKFEVVRHEELVKNINLFYDLCERYGLEPLSDIETRYTKPSSKMHPRSQLLSKTNLINPLLDEIDMKHINTILLIFKTTLYPIDDVYRRGKK, from the coding sequence ATGTTTTTGGATTATCAAGGTTATAATAAGCATGTCTTAATAGTTGGGTCTGCACGTAGCGGAACCAGTTGGCTAAGTGAAATTATAGCCCAGCAGAGCCGTTACCGGATGTTGTTTGAACCAGAACATGAATTTAGAACACCTAAGGGTCACTTAATTTGTGATCAATGGATAACTGCAAATCACAATACAGATAAACAGAATACATATTTAAAAGCTATTTTTAGCAATCGCGTAGATTGTGATTGGATTGGTCAAATTTCTAATCGTAAATATAAACGACATTTATGGCCTTTTCTTCCTAAAATGTATATTATAAAAATGGTGAGAGGGAATTTATTAGCAAGTTATGTGAATAACAAATATAATATCCCAACCCTCCATATTATTCGAAATCCCTATGAAGTGATTCATAGTCAGAAACGCGTTAACTTTCCTTGGTTATTTGATTTATCTCATTTTGTTAATCAACCAAGATTGGTTGCTTTAATTAAGGAACATTTTGATTTTGACATTACGAACTATCAACAATTAAATGATACCCAGCGTTTGGCATTGCGATGGTGCATTGAAAATGTAATCCCATTAGAGGTACTAAAGTTTTCTAAAGGTAAATTTGAAGTCGTAAGACATGAAGAGTTAGTAAAAAATATAAATTTGTTTTATGACTTATGTGAACGGTATGGTTTAGAACCTCTATCTGATATCGAAACCCGTTATACAAAGCCATCAAGTAAAATGCATCCTAGAAGTCAATTGTTAAGTAAAACAAATTTAATAAACCCTTTGTTAGATGAAATAGATATGAAGCATATAAATACTATTTTATTGATATTTAAAACAACATTATACCCCATTGATGATGTTTATAGGCGTGGAAAAAAATGA
- a CDS encoding glycosyltransferase family 4 protein yields MHIALILSQPPGYSETFFKSKIKGLQDAGYLVSLFVQKDDPTFNACRVFKLPKVYKHPIVQALAYLWIILSLVPYVKRVIRFIKLEHGSKRKKTQIFKNIYTNASLLKSNVDWLHFGFATLALQHEHVAKAIEAKMAVSLRGFDIAIYPLKHPFCYERLWLQVDKVHTISNDLLDCAYNDGLSKSTNVEKITPAISTVLFDSSAITKNFSITSTKIITVGRLHWKKGIIDMLEALFILKKKHIDFEYQIIGDGEQKEEILFAIHQLRLEKEVSLLGVKTPKEVKELMDASNIYLQYSQSEGFCNAVLEAQAMGLLCIVSDAEGLSENIIDSKTGWVVPKRQPKLLAKTLESVIAQDDVIKSQFSERAKARVQHQFTLQQQQAKFVEFYKD; encoded by the coding sequence ATGCATATTGCCCTCATATTATCTCAACCACCAGGCTATTCTGAGACCTTTTTTAAATCAAAAATTAAAGGCTTGCAAGACGCAGGATATCTGGTAAGTTTATTTGTTCAAAAAGATGACCCTACATTTAACGCTTGTAGGGTATTTAAGTTGCCCAAAGTTTATAAGCATCCTATAGTTCAAGCCCTTGCTTATTTATGGATAATTCTAAGCTTAGTACCCTATGTGAAGCGCGTGATACGTTTTATAAAATTAGAACACGGGAGCAAACGCAAAAAAACACAAATATTTAAGAATATATATACCAATGCAAGTTTGTTAAAATCTAATGTTGATTGGCTGCATTTTGGTTTTGCGACTTTAGCGTTACAACATGAACATGTTGCTAAAGCCATTGAAGCTAAAATGGCGGTGAGTTTAAGAGGATTTGATATTGCTATTTATCCACTTAAGCACCCTTTTTGCTATGAACGATTATGGCTGCAAGTGGATAAAGTACATACTATTTCAAATGATTTATTGGACTGTGCTTATAATGATGGACTTTCTAAATCGACGAATGTAGAAAAAATAACACCTGCCATTTCCACTGTATTATTTGATTCAAGTGCTATTACTAAGAATTTTAGTATAACGTCCACAAAAATAATAACAGTAGGAAGATTGCACTGGAAGAAAGGTATCATTGATATGTTAGAAGCATTATTTATTTTAAAAAAGAAGCATATAGATTTTGAATATCAAATTATAGGTGATGGAGAGCAAAAAGAAGAAATTTTGTTTGCCATTCATCAATTAAGGTTAGAAAAAGAAGTATCCTTGTTGGGAGTAAAAACTCCAAAAGAGGTTAAGGAATTAATGGATGCGTCTAATATCTATTTGCAATATAGTCAATCTGAAGGTTTTTGTAATGCGGTATTAGAAGCCCAGGCTATGGGGCTATTATGTATAGTGTCAGATGCAGAAGGCTTGTCAGAAAATATCATTGATAGTAAAACGGGTTGGGTGGTGCCAAAGCGACAGCCCAAACTATTAGCAAAAACTCTAGAATCTGTAATAGCGCAAGATGATGTTATTAAAAGTCAATTCTCCGAACGGGCCAAAGCACGTGTTCAACACCAATTTACATTGCAACAACAGCAAGCTAAGTTTGTGGAGTTCTATAAAGACTAA
- a CDS encoding MBOAT family O-acyltransferase, with protein MIFNSLDFAIFLPIVFFLYWFVFNKTVARQNVLVVVASYVFYGWWDYRFLALILFSTIIDFGIGQLLLKTEIPKNRKLLLWTSISVNLGLLGFFKYYNFFANSFVDAFSFFGHSIQPNTLDIILPVGISFYTFQTLSYTIDVYRKKLEPTSSFIEFSAFVSFFPQLVAGPIERATNLLPQFKHKRHFKYSEAMDGVYLIIWGLFKKVVIADNCAQFANDIFQHSGSYSSSTLLLGAFYFAFQIYGDFSGYSDIAIGTSKLFGFNLMQNFAVPYFSRDMAEFWRRWHISLSTWFRDYLYIPLGGSRGSKWQQIRNVFIIFIVSGFWHGANWTFIVWGFLNAFYFIPLLLLNRNRIHTNVIAEHSILPSVKEIGQVVVTFMLTLLAWIFFRANTISDAFLYIERLFQFSFKMDRLTLERFSYEMIPLVVLLVGIEWFSRRKQHPLETIKKPMVWSLILIFLIFVFGSFSSVQEFIYFQF; from the coding sequence ATGATTTTTAACTCATTAGATTTTGCAATCTTTTTACCTATCGTCTTTTTTTTATATTGGTTTGTTTTTAATAAAACCGTTGCTAGACAAAATGTTTTGGTTGTCGTTGCTAGTTATGTATTTTATGGCTGGTGGGATTATCGGTTTTTAGCACTCATATTATTTAGTACGATAATAGATTTTGGTATCGGGCAACTGCTATTGAAGACAGAAATCCCTAAAAATAGAAAATTACTATTATGGACAAGTATTTCTGTTAATTTGGGACTGCTAGGCTTTTTTAAATATTATAATTTTTTTGCTAATAGCTTTGTAGACGCCTTTTCTTTTTTCGGTCATAGTATTCAACCTAATACTTTAGATATTATTCTACCTGTAGGTATTAGTTTTTATACCTTTCAAACGCTAAGTTATACCATCGATGTTTACCGAAAAAAATTAGAACCCACATCAAGTTTCATTGAGTTTTCTGCATTTGTAAGCTTCTTTCCTCAATTGGTAGCAGGTCCTATAGAGCGTGCCACTAATTTATTACCGCAATTTAAACATAAGCGACATTTTAAGTACTCTGAAGCCATGGATGGTGTGTATCTTATTATATGGGGATTGTTTAAAAAAGTAGTCATTGCAGATAATTGTGCTCAGTTTGCAAACGATATTTTTCAGCATTCAGGTAGTTATTCTTCCTCAACGTTACTTTTAGGAGCCTTTTATTTTGCTTTTCAAATTTATGGTGATTTTTCAGGCTATTCCGATATCGCTATAGGAACTTCTAAACTGTTTGGTTTTAATTTGATGCAGAATTTTGCTGTACCCTACTTTTCAAGAGATATGGCCGAATTTTGGAGACGTTGGCATATTTCATTATCCACGTGGTTTCGAGATTATTTATATATACCATTAGGTGGTTCTAGAGGTTCTAAATGGCAACAAATACGAAATGTTTTTATAATTTTTATCGTAAGTGGATTTTGGCATGGAGCCAATTGGACCTTTATTGTTTGGGGGTTTCTAAATGCCTTTTATTTTATACCTTTATTATTACTGAATAGAAACAGAATACATACGAATGTCATCGCAGAGCATAGCATTTTACCATCCGTAAAAGAAATCGGACAAGTTGTAGTGACTTTTATGTTAACACTATTGGCTTGGATATTTTTTAGGGCTAATACTATATCTGATGCCTTTTTATATATTGAAAGACTATTTCAGTTTTCATTTAAAATGGACCGTCTAACTTTAGAGCGTTTTTCTTATGAAATGATTCCATTAGTTGTCCTTTTAGTTGGTATAGAATGGTTTTCTAGAAGAAAGCAACATCCCTTAGAGACAATTAAAAAACCTATGGTTTGGAGTCTAATTTTAATATTTTTAATTTTTGTTTTTGGTAGTTTTTCAAGTGTACAAGAATTTATTTATTTTCAGTTTTAG
- a CDS encoding exostosin domain-containing protein, whose amino-acid sequence MKLFYSKQHYNKSFRGQTFPLLKPFIKKDGFTDQERMDMYGVSGQDVIFVDVIEESDVAILAMSWNYYVKTNQQSKAFQFFKKTQDLQIPTWVVLLDDVGLDFPDFPHVKLFRQSGYRTKAPQWHVGLPVFISDPLKEHYNANTIFERCYSKHPTIGFCGYATLNIALALKTKLKIGLKNLGYYLKLHSQEPEMLLAAAQWRYKILKRLEAYSNIRTNFIYRKKYRAGTQNAEQRAASTQEFFDNIKDSDYVVCVRGAGNFSVRLYETLAMGRIPVFVNTDCILPINDVINWKDHVVWVEANEIPVIGNIVFEFHKKMNQETFISLQHRNRVLWEKMLTIKFFKNYV is encoded by the coding sequence ATGAAACTATTCTATTCTAAACAGCATTACAATAAATCATTTCGAGGCCAAACCTTTCCTTTATTAAAACCTTTTATAAAAAAGGATGGTTTTACTGATCAAGAACGTATGGATATGTATGGTGTTTCCGGGCAAGATGTAATATTTGTAGACGTTATAGAAGAATCAGATGTTGCCATATTAGCGATGTCCTGGAATTATTATGTGAAGACCAACCAGCAATCCAAAGCCTTTCAATTTTTTAAGAAAACCCAAGATTTACAAATACCAACTTGGGTCGTGTTATTAGATGATGTCGGTTTAGATTTTCCTGATTTTCCGCATGTGAAATTATTTAGGCAAAGTGGATATAGGACTAAAGCACCGCAATGGCATGTTGGTCTACCTGTTTTTATATCAGATCCTTTAAAAGAACATTACAATGCCAATACTATATTTGAGCGCTGTTATTCTAAGCACCCAACGATAGGGTTTTGTGGGTATGCCACGTTAAATATTGCTTTAGCACTGAAGACTAAACTTAAAATTGGCTTAAAAAATTTGGGTTATTATCTAAAATTACATTCGCAAGAGCCTGAAATGTTATTAGCGGCTGCTCAATGGCGGTATAAGATTTTAAAACGCTTAGAAGCTTATTCAAATATTAGGACAAATTTTATATATCGAAAAAAATATCGAGCAGGAACACAGAATGCCGAGCAACGCGCTGCATCGACGCAAGAATTTTTTGATAATATAAAAGATTCTGATTATGTGGTATGTGTACGTGGAGCTGGCAATTTTTCTGTACGTTTGTACGAAACTTTAGCAATGGGACGTATTCCTGTTTTTGTGAATACAGATTGTATATTACCTATTAATGATGTGATTAATTGGAAGGATCATGTGGTTTGGGTGGAAGCGAATGAAATTCCTGTAATTGGCAATATTGTCTTTGAATTTCATAAAAAAATGAATCAAGAAACATTTATATCTTTACAACATCGTAACAGAGTTTTATGGGAAAAAATGTTAACAATAAAGTTTTTTAAAAATTACGTGTAA